One segment of Paraburkholderia bonniea DNA contains the following:
- the ruvC gene encoding crossover junction endodeoxyribonuclease RuvC yields MRILGIDPGLRVTGFGVIDQTGQHLTYVTSGVIKTADADLPSRLGTIFEGISTLTRQYAPDQSAIEKVFVNVNPQSTLLLGQARGAAICALVANGVPVAEYTALQLKQAVVGYGRATKEQMQQMVARLLCLSGVPGTDAADALGMAICHAHGGGTLGTLGAIAPSLAKKGLRVRRGRLIG; encoded by the coding sequence ATGAGAATTCTCGGCATTGATCCAGGCTTGCGTGTCACTGGTTTTGGCGTCATCGACCAGACTGGCCAGCACCTGACCTACGTTACCAGCGGCGTCATCAAGACTGCCGATGCCGATCTGCCATCCCGGCTGGGCACCATTTTCGAAGGAATTTCGACGCTGACACGCCAGTACGCCCCAGACCAGTCTGCAATCGAAAAAGTGTTCGTCAACGTCAATCCACAATCAACCCTGCTGCTGGGCCAGGCACGTGGTGCCGCGATTTGCGCGCTGGTGGCCAATGGCGTGCCCGTTGCCGAATACACCGCGTTGCAGCTCAAGCAAGCCGTAGTGGGCTATGGCCGCGCCACCAAAGAGCAAATGCAGCAAATGGTGGCGCGCCTGCTGTGCCTTTCAGGCGTGCCCGGTACGGATGCCGCCGACGCGCTAGGCATGGCAATCTGTCATGCCCACGGCGGCGGCACGCTCGGCACACTGGGGGCCATTGCCCCCTCGCTCGCCAAAAAAGGCCTGCGAGTGCGTCGCGGACGGCTGATCGGCTAA
- the ruvA gene encoding Holliday junction branch migration protein RuvA, which translates to MIGRIVGILLEKNPPHLLVDCNGVGYEIDVPMSTFYNLPASGEKVTLLTQMIVREDAHLLYGFGTAAERATFRELLKISGIGARMALAVLSGMSVQELAQTVTLQDAARLTRVPGIGKKTAERLLLELKGKLGADLGTAAGSVAAPTHSADILNALLALGYSEKEAVAAVKNVPAGTGVSDGIKLALKALSKA; encoded by the coding sequence ATGATTGGTCGTATTGTCGGAATCCTGCTGGAAAAAAACCCGCCCCATCTGCTCGTCGACTGCAACGGCGTCGGTTATGAAATCGACGTGCCCATGAGCACCTTCTACAACCTGCCCGCCAGCGGCGAAAAGGTCACGCTGCTCACGCAAATGATCGTGCGCGAAGACGCCCATCTGCTATACGGCTTTGGCACAGCAGCCGAACGCGCAACCTTCCGCGAGCTGCTGAAAATTAGCGGAATTGGCGCACGCATGGCACTCGCGGTGCTCTCCGGCATGAGCGTGCAAGAACTGGCGCAAACGGTAACCCTGCAAGACGCAGCCCGCCTCACGCGCGTGCCGGGCATCGGCAAGAAAACCGCTGAACGGCTGCTGCTCGAACTCAAAGGCAAGCTGGGTGCAGATCTGGGCACGGCTGCAGGCAGCGTCGCCGCACCGACGCACTCCGCCGACATCCTGAATGCGTTGCTAGCTTTGGGCTACTCCGAAAAAGAAGCCGTTGCCGCCGTGAAAAACGTCCCCGCCGGCACCGGCGTGTCAGACGGCATCAAGCTGGCGCTGAAGGCGTTATCCAAAGCCTGA
- the ruvB gene encoding Holliday junction branch migration DNA helicase RuvB: protein MIETDKLSAERIIAATPVSPNEEAFERALRPRQLDEYVGQEKVRGQLEIFIEAARRREESLDHVLLFGPPGLGKTTLAHIIAREMGVNLRQTSGPVLERAGDLAAILTNLEANDVLFIDEIHRLSPVVEEILYPALEDYQIDIMIGEGPAARSVKLDLQPFTLVGATTRAGMLTNPLRDRFGIVARLEFYTAEELARIVSRSASLLNAQIHPDGAFEIAKRSRGTPRIANRLLRRVRDFAEVKADGNITAQVADAALKMLDVDSVGFDLMDRKLLEAILHKFDGGPVGVDNLAAAIGEERDTIEDVLEPYLIQQGFLQRTPRGRVATLLTYRHFGLAAPDASSPVPDLWNAGTP, encoded by the coding sequence ATGATCGAAACCGACAAACTCTCCGCCGAGCGCATCATCGCGGCCACTCCCGTATCGCCAAACGAAGAAGCTTTCGAACGCGCGCTGCGCCCGCGTCAGCTTGACGAATATGTTGGGCAGGAAAAAGTACGAGGCCAGTTGGAGATATTTATCGAAGCTGCCCGGCGCCGTGAAGAATCGCTCGATCACGTGCTGCTATTTGGCCCGCCAGGGCTTGGCAAAACCACGCTGGCACACATCATCGCGCGCGAAATGGGCGTCAACCTGCGGCAAACCTCCGGGCCGGTGCTTGAGCGCGCGGGCGACCTCGCCGCGATACTCACCAACCTCGAAGCCAACGACGTCCTGTTCATCGACGAAATTCACCGGCTTTCGCCCGTGGTCGAAGAAATCCTGTACCCCGCGCTTGAGGACTACCAGATCGACATCATGATCGGCGAAGGGCCTGCCGCACGCAGCGTCAAGCTCGACCTTCAACCGTTCACGCTGGTCGGTGCCACCACCCGCGCCGGGATGCTGACCAACCCGCTGCGCGACCGCTTTGGCATCGTCGCGCGCCTGGAGTTTTACACCGCTGAAGAACTGGCGCGCATCGTCAGCCGCTCGGCCTCACTCCTCAACGCGCAGATCCACCCGGACGGCGCATTCGAAATCGCCAAACGCTCACGTGGCACGCCACGGATTGCCAACCGGCTTTTGCGCCGCGTGCGCGATTTCGCGGAAGTCAAAGCCGACGGCAACATTACTGCGCAAGTAGCCGATGCGGCACTCAAAATGCTCGACGTCGATAGCGTGGGGTTTGACCTGATGGATCGCAAACTGCTCGAAGCGATCTTGCACAAGTTCGACGGCGGGCCCGTCGGAGTAGACAATCTGGCCGCCGCCATCGGTGAAGAACGCGACACCATCGAAGACGTGCTGGAGCCCTATCTGATCCAGCAAGGCTTTTTGCAGCGCACCCCGCGCGGACGGGTGGCTACGCTGCTCACCTATCGCCACTTCGGTCTCGCCGCCCCTGACGCATCAAGCCCGGTGCCCGACCTATGGAATGCAGGCACGCCCTGA
- a CDS encoding histidine phosphatase family protein, whose translation MATQILFIRHGETAWNRIKRIQGHIDIALAETGLAQAQQLAARLIAEVREGARLDAVYSSDLQRAQQTAQPFASALGLPLHLREGLRERSYGAFQGYDREQIAARFPDEYAHWQTRDAGFAPPGGESQRGFYHRVLHALEPLVAAHPGGRIACVTHGGVLDCVYRLAGHLSLDAPRDYALLNTSINVVDFAGGVATVVSWADVEHLTACSQDDTFKQVPEPGR comes from the coding sequence ATGGCTACCCAGATTCTTTTTATTCGTCACGGCGAAACCGCGTGGAATCGCATCAAGCGTATCCAGGGCCATATTGATATTGCGCTGGCCGAAACGGGCCTTGCGCAGGCGCAGCAGCTCGCCGCGCGGCTGATAGCGGAAGTGCGGGAAGGGGCGCGTCTGGATGCGGTGTATTCGAGCGATTTGCAGCGGGCGCAGCAAACCGCTCAGCCGTTTGCCAGTGCACTGGGTTTGCCGCTGCATTTGCGGGAGGGCTTGCGTGAACGTTCCTATGGCGCGTTTCAGGGCTATGACCGGGAGCAGATCGCCGCGCGCTTTCCGGATGAATACGCGCACTGGCAAACCCGTGACGCGGGTTTTGCACCGCCGGGCGGGGAGTCACAGCGAGGGTTTTATCACCGGGTGCTGCATGCGCTTGAGCCGCTGGTCGCGGCTCATCCGGGTGGGCGTATTGCCTGTGTCACGCACGGTGGCGTGCTGGATTGCGTGTACCGGCTGGCCGGACATTTGTCGCTTGATGCGCCGCGCGACTATGCGTTGCTGAATACCAGCATCAACGTGGTGGATTTTGCGGGCGGCGTGGCAACGGTGGTTTCGTGGGCAGATGTCGAGCATCTGACAGCGTGCAGCCAGGACGACACGTTCAAACAGGTGCCGGAGCCAGGCCGTTAG
- the dtd gene encoding D-aminoacyl-tRNA deacylase, giving the protein MIALLQRVLRADVRVGERSTGAIGPGLLVLLCAERGDTDAAAERLLTRLLAYRVFSDAAGKMNLSVQNMNGAGQAGGLLLVPQFTLAADTRSGSRPSFTPAAPPDEGRRLFDYFVAAAQTRHPLVETGEFGADMQVSLVNDGPVTFWLQTHA; this is encoded by the coding sequence ATGATTGCGTTGTTGCAACGGGTATTGCGTGCGGACGTGAGGGTGGGCGAGCGGAGCACCGGGGCGATTGGCCCGGGTTTGCTGGTGTTGCTGTGTGCCGAGCGCGGCGACACCGATGCCGCCGCCGAGCGCTTGCTGACCAGGTTGCTGGCCTATCGGGTGTTTAGCGATGCGGCCGGCAAGATGAACTTGTCCGTGCAGAACATGAATGGTGCAGGCCAGGCCGGGGGCTTGCTGCTGGTGCCGCAGTTCACGCTGGCCGCCGACACCCGTAGCGGCTCGCGTCCGAGCTTCACGCCTGCTGCGCCACCGGACGAAGGCCGCCGTTTGTTCGATTACTTTGTCGCGGCGGCACAAACGCGGCATCCGCTGGTTGAAACCGGCGAATTCGGCGCGGATATGCAGGTGTCGCTGGTCAACGATGGCCCGGTGACGTTCTGGCTTCAAACGCACGCCTGA
- the tyrS gene encoding tyrosine--tRNA ligase, translating into MSNEPLSQSGPTLPLTDEVRHALAVTRRGADELLVESEFAQKLAKSEATGTPLRIKLGLDPTAPDIHIGHTVVLNKMRQLQDLGHTVIFLIGDFTSLIGDPSGRNATRPPLTREQIESNAKTYFDQAALVLERDKTEIRYNSEWSLPLGADGMIKLASRYTVARILEREDFTKRFQGGVPISIHEFLYPLMQGYDSVALNADLELGGTDQKFNLLVGRELQKQYGQAQQCILTMPLLEGLDGVEKMSKSKNNYIGISEKPSDMFGKLMSISDVLMWRYFELLSFRPLEQIAGFREEAENGRNPRDFKVMLAQEIITRFHSAADAERALEDFNHRAKGGVPDDIAAVTLAGAPLGIGQLLKQAGLAASTSEALRSIEQNGVKIDGTVITDKALKVTPGEYVVQIGKRRFARVTVTL; encoded by the coding sequence ATGAGCAACGAGCCTCTCTCCCAATCTGGTCCCACCCTTCCGCTCACCGATGAGGTTCGTCACGCGCTTGCCGTTACCCGGCGCGGTGCCGACGAATTGCTGGTAGAGAGCGAGTTTGCCCAGAAACTCGCCAAAAGCGAGGCCACCGGCACACCACTGCGCATCAAGCTGGGTCTAGATCCGACTGCGCCAGATATCCATATTGGCCACACCGTGGTGCTGAACAAGATGCGCCAGTTGCAAGACTTGGGGCATACGGTGATTTTCCTGATTGGCGATTTCACTTCGCTGATCGGGGACCCTTCCGGCCGTAACGCCACCCGCCCGCCGCTTACGCGTGAGCAAATCGAATCGAATGCAAAAACCTACTTCGATCAGGCCGCGCTGGTGCTGGAGCGCGACAAAACAGAGATTCGCTACAACAGTGAGTGGTCGTTGCCGCTAGGTGCCGACGGCATGATCAAGCTCGCGTCGCGCTATACCGTGGCGCGTATTCTGGAGCGCGAAGATTTCACTAAACGCTTTCAGGGCGGCGTGCCGATCTCGATTCACGAGTTTCTCTACCCGCTGATGCAAGGCTACGATTCGGTCGCATTGAATGCCGATCTCGAGCTGGGTGGTACCGACCAGAAATTCAACCTGCTGGTGGGCCGCGAGCTGCAGAAGCAGTACGGCCAGGCGCAGCAATGCATCTTGACGATGCCGCTGCTCGAAGGGCTGGATGGTGTCGAGAAAATGTCGAAGTCGAAGAATAACTACATCGGCATTAGCGAAAAACCCTCTGACATGTTCGGCAAGCTGATGAGCATCTCGGATGTGCTGATGTGGCGTTACTTCGAGCTGTTGTCGTTTCGCCCGCTTGAGCAAATCGCCGGGTTCCGCGAGGAAGCCGAGAACGGACGCAATCCGCGTGACTTCAAGGTGATGCTGGCGCAAGAAATCATCACGCGGTTTCATTCGGCAGCGGATGCGGAGCGGGCGCTGGAAGATTTCAATCACCGCGCCAAAGGCGGGGTGCCTGACGATATCGCGGCGGTGACGCTGGCTGGCGCGCCGCTGGGAATTGGCCAGTTGCTCAAACAGGCGGGGCTGGCCGCATCGACTAGCGAAGCGCTGCGCAGTATCGAGCAGAACGGCGTGAAGATCGATGGCACGGTGATTACCGACAAGGCGCTGAAAGTCACTCCGGGCGAATACGTGGTGCAGATCGGCAAGCGCCGCTTTGCCCGTGTGACGGTGACGCTTTGA
- a CDS encoding anhydro-N-acetylmuramic acid kinase, whose protein sequence is MTRNTAGNVYFGLMSGTSMDGVDGIAVALTPDKPPVVLGEAFVNFSDGLRQALFALQQPGDNEIEREALAANALATCYMVCCHELLRGSSLSAAEVRAIGVHGQTVRHRPEQGYTRQINNPALLAEMTQIDVVADFRSRDIAAGGQGAPLVPAFHATIFGTPSETRVVCNLGGISNLTILGAAGHVRGFDCGPANVFLDTWAQRHLGKPFDDNGQLAASGQVHRPLLHTLLEEPFFEQQPPKSTGRDLFSTAWLDTRLQQHAGVSPEDVQATLVALTAITVAREIERHAPESKAVYVCGGGARNPALMQALQTALEQSGASGMPVLTTAALGVPPQQVEPMAFAWLAMRCLARESGNLPAVTGAAGERVLGAIYPR, encoded by the coding sequence GTGACGCGCAACACCGCAGGCAACGTGTATTTTGGTTTGATGTCGGGCACCAGCATGGACGGCGTGGACGGCATCGCGGTCGCCCTCACGCCAGACAAGCCGCCAGTGGTGCTCGGCGAGGCTTTCGTGAATTTTTCCGACGGGCTGCGCCAGGCGCTATTCGCGCTGCAGCAGCCGGGGGACAACGAAATCGAGCGTGAAGCGCTGGCAGCCAACGCGCTAGCCACCTGCTACATGGTTTGCTGCCACGAACTACTGCGCGGCAGCAGCTTATCTGCGGCTGAAGTGCGGGCAATCGGCGTTCATGGGCAGACCGTGCGGCATCGCCCGGAACAAGGCTATACGCGGCAGATCAATAACCCCGCGCTGCTAGCCGAAATGACCCAGATCGACGTGGTGGCCGACTTTCGCAGCCGCGATATCGCAGCCGGTGGCCAGGGTGCACCATTGGTGCCAGCATTTCACGCAACGATCTTCGGCACGCCCAGCGAAACCCGCGTGGTCTGCAATCTCGGCGGCATCAGCAACCTCACCATCCTGGGCGCGGCGGGCCATGTACGCGGCTTTGACTGCGGCCCAGCCAATGTCTTTCTCGACACCTGGGCGCAACGCCATCTTGGCAAACCCTTTGACGACAACGGCCAGTTAGCCGCGAGCGGACAAGTTCACCGGCCACTGCTGCATACGCTGCTGGAAGAACCATTCTTTGAGCAGCAGCCGCCCAAGAGCACCGGCCGCGACCTGTTCAGCACGGCCTGGCTGGACACCCGGCTGCAACAGCATGCCGGTGTCAGCCCGGAAGACGTGCAGGCCACACTAGTCGCACTCACAGCGATCACGGTGGCACGCGAGATCGAACGGCATGCACCTGAAAGCAAGGCGGTTTATGTCTGTGGTGGTGGCGCACGCAACCCGGCGCTGATGCAGGCACTGCAAACCGCACTGGAACAAAGCGGAGCGAGCGGCATGCCGGTTTTGACCACTGCTGCGTTAGGTGTGCCGCCACAGCAAGTGGAACCGATGGCCTTCGCATGGCTGGCGATGCGCTGCCTGGCACGCGAATCAGGCAATCTTCCGGCCGTCACTGGTGCCGCAGGCGAACGCGTGCTGGGGGCGATATACCCGCGCTAG
- the erpA gene encoding iron-sulfur cluster insertion protein ErpA yields MNAVVNSPVAEMPGPFVFTDAAADKVKQLIEEEGNSELKLRVFVQGGGCSGFQYGFTFDEEVNEDDTVMDKNGVQLLIDSMSYQYLVGAEIDYKDDLNGAQFVIKNPNATSSCSCGSSFSA; encoded by the coding sequence ATGAACGCTGTCGTGAATTCCCCCGTGGCTGAAATGCCTGGTCCCTTCGTGTTTACTGACGCGGCTGCCGATAAAGTTAAACAATTGATCGAAGAAGAAGGCAATTCTGAGCTAAAGCTGCGCGTATTTGTGCAAGGCGGTGGCTGCTCGGGTTTCCAGTACGGTTTCACTTTCGATGAAGAAGTGAACGAAGACGATACCGTGATGGACAAAAACGGCGTCCAGTTGCTGATTGATTCGATGAGTTATCAGTATCTGGTGGGTGCCGAGATCGACTACAAAGACGATCTGAATGGCGCACAGTTTGTGATTAAAAATCCGAACGCGACGAGTAGCTGCAGCTGCGGTTCATCGTTTTCGGCGTAG
- a CDS encoding YnfA family protein yields the protein MPELKTLLLFILTAIAEIVGCYLPYLWLRQDKTIWLLLPAAVSLALFAWLLTLHPAAAGRVYAAYGGVYIVAALLWLWGVDGIRPSSWDLLGAAVALSGMAIIMFAPRTGNI from the coding sequence ATGCCAGAACTCAAAACCCTACTGCTGTTCATTTTGACTGCCATTGCCGAAATCGTCGGATGCTATTTGCCCTATCTGTGGCTACGGCAAGATAAAACCATCTGGCTGCTGCTTCCCGCCGCCGTCAGTCTGGCGCTCTTCGCATGGCTGTTGACCTTGCATCCGGCTGCCGCTGGGCGGGTCTACGCAGCTTATGGCGGTGTTTATATCGTCGCGGCCCTTCTGTGGCTCTGGGGCGTTGACGGCATCAGGCCATCTAGCTGGGACCTTCTAGGCGCTGCCGTCGCTCTGAGCGGCATGGCCATCATCATGTTTGCGCCACGAACCGGAAATATCTGA
- the rpsI gene encoding 30S ribosomal protein S9, with the protein MIGNWNYGTGRRKSAVARVFIKAGKGDIIVNGKPISDYFSRETSLMIVRQPLELTNHAATFDIKVNVTGGGETGQAGAVRHGITRALMDYDATLKPALSSAGFVTRDAREVERKKVGFHKARRRKQFSKR; encoded by the coding sequence ATGATCGGTAACTGGAACTATGGCACGGGCCGCCGCAAGAGCGCCGTCGCCCGTGTTTTTATCAAGGCTGGCAAGGGCGACATCATCGTCAATGGCAAGCCTATCTCTGACTACTTCTCACGCGAAACTTCGCTGATGATCGTGCGTCAGCCCCTGGAACTCACGAACCACGCGGCTACGTTTGACATCAAGGTGAACGTGACAGGTGGCGGTGAAACGGGTCAAGCCGGTGCGGTTCGCCACGGCATCACTCGCGCGCTGATGGACTACGACGCAACGCTGAAGCCTGCTCTGTCGAGCGCCGGTTTCGTGACGCGTGATGCACGTGAAGTGGAACGTAAGAAAGTGGGTTTCCACAAGGCACGTCGCCGGAAGCAGTTCTCGAAGCGTTAA